In Helianthus annuus cultivar XRQ/B chromosome 8, HanXRQr2.0-SUNRISE, whole genome shotgun sequence, a single genomic region encodes these proteins:
- the LOC110871195 gene encoding pollen receptor-like kinase 4, which produces MGSKTRPHWQYLIVFHLLQTCITVLSDASDIEKLITFKSSLNNPEALANWEPNVAPCNLDKEIWTGIICRKDGSVSGLRLENMGLNGSIDMDILSELPSIRTLSFANNSFSGPIPDVSKIGLLRGIYLSNNNFSGVIRDDIFAGMSGMRRVKLQNNKFTGRIPGSLTKLSILVDLQMQDNEFQGEIPDFEQKGLKVNFANNRLSGRIPSGLRNQDPSSFAGNNVCGPPVTTKCKISNKKHTRRTLIIAIIGVLAIIFLVLLVLHKRKTPKNDYINHQTMKLNRNNPYKTSKKELQMQSDEEENRKRTQNSGNIQFVRSDRERFELQDLLRASAEVLGGGSFGSTYKAVLLGGQAVVVKRFREMNNVRKEEFYVHMTRLGRFSHPNLLPLVAFHYKKDEKLLITDFAENGSLASHLHVKRKPNEPGLDWPTRLKIIKGVTQGLAYLYKELPHLSLPHGHLKSSNVLLDKAFNPLLADYALSPVVSKRHAQEFMVAYKSPEFTYHNQTTNKTDVWCLGILILEILTGKFPANYLKQGKGGSSDLETWVNSVVREEWTDEVFDKDMKVKKNSEGEMLKLLKIGMYCCEWNVDRRWGLTMAVAKIRELTEKGGEDEYSSCTSDGDAYSSKGTTDDDFSFSKSVIDSKP; this is translated from the exons ATGGGTTCGAAAACCAGACCGCATTGGCAATATCTGATCGTTTTTCACTTGTTACAAACGTGCATAACTGTCTTATCCGATGCTAGCGACATCGAGAAGCTCATTACCTTCAAATCATCACTAAACAACCCCGAAGCACTCGCTAACTGGGAACCAAATGTTGCACCATGCAACCTGGACAAAGAGATTTGGACAGGGATCATATGTAGAAAAGATGGGAGTGTGTCCGGGTTACGCCTCGAGAACATGGGCTTAAACGGATCCATTGACATGGACATACTGTCCGAGTTGCCCAGTATTCGAACCTTAAGTTTCGCGAACAACAGTTTTTCTGGCCCGATTCCGGATGTGAGTAAGATTGGTTTGTTACGGGGGATTTACTTGTCGAATAATAACTTTTCGGGGGTGATTCGGGATGATATTTTTGCGGGAATGAGCGGGATGAGGAGAGTGAAGCTCCAGAATAATAAGTTTACGGGTCGGATTCCTGGATCGCTTACAAAGTTGAGCATTCTTGTTGATTTGCAAATGCAGGATAATGAGTTCCAAGGCGAGATACCAGATTTTGAGCAGAAAGGTTTGAAGGTGAATTTTGCAAATAACAGACTTTCGGGTCGGATACCTTCTGGGCTCAGGAACCAGGATCCGAGTTCATTTGCAG GCAACAATGTATGCGGTCCTCCGGTAACCACCAAATGCAAGATCTCCAACaagaaacacactcgaagaacgTTAATCATCGCCATCATTGGAGTTCTAGCGATCATATTCCTCGTTTTACTCGTCCTTCACAAACGGAAAACACCCAAAAACGACTACATAAATCACCAAACAATGAAGCTAAACCGGAATAATCCTTACAAAACGAGCAAAAAGGAACTCCAAATGCAAAGTGACGAAGAAGAAAACCGCAAACGAACCCAAAACAGTGGGAATATTCAGTTTGTGAGGAGTGATAGAGAGCGGTTTGAGTTACAAGATTTGTTGCGCGCTTCGGCTGAGGTTTTGGGTGGTGGGAGTTTTGGATCAACATACAAGGCTGTGTTATTGGGCGGTCAAGCGGTTGTTGTTAAGCGGTTTAGGGAGATGAATAATGTGAGAAAAGAAGAGTTTTATGTTCATATGACAAGGCTTGGAAGATTCTCACACCCTAATTTGCTTCCCCTTGTGGCGTTTCATTACAAGAAAGATGAGAAGCTTTTGATCACAGATTTTGCCGAAAATGGGAGTTTAGCTAGCCACCTCCATG TTAAACGAAAGCCGAATGAGCCTGGATTAGACTGGCCGACTCGACTCAAAATAATAAAAGGCGTAACGCAGGGTCTCGCCTATCTCTACAAAGAGCTCCCCCACCTCTCATTACCTCACGGTCACCTCAAATCATCAAACGTCCTCCTCGACAAGGCCTTTAACCCTCTCCTAGCGGATTACGCGCTAAGCCCAGTCGTTAGCAAGCGCCATGCACAAGAGTTCATGGTTGCATACAAGTCACCCGAGTTCACGTACCATAACCAGACCACGAACAAGACCGATGTATGGTGCCTCGGCATTCTCATTCTCGAGATCCTCACCGGTAAGTTTCCTGCGAACTATCTTAAACAAGGGAAAGGTGGCAGCTCGGATTTGGAGACGTGGGTGAACTCGGTGGTGCGAGAAGAGTGGACCGATGAAGTGTTTGATAAAGATATGAAAGTGAAGAAAAATAGTGAGGGGGAGATGTTGAAACTTTTGAAGATCGGAATGTATTGTTGTGAGTGGAATGTTGATCGCCGGTGGGGTTTGACAATGGCAGTGGCGAAGATCAGGGAGTTAACGGAAAAGGGTGGCGAGGATGAGTACTCGAGTTGTACAAGTGATGGAGATGCATATTCTTCGAAAGGGACGACTGATGATGATTTCTCATTTTCTAAATCTGTTATtgactctaaaccctaa